Proteins encoded by one window of Vanacampus margaritifer isolate UIUO_Vmar chromosome 17, RoL_Vmar_1.0, whole genome shotgun sequence:
- the ccka gene encoding cholecystokinin, whose product MPAGLSVCVVLVALCASSLGLPSSSHLGDEDQRYPFGEVHLEADAHTLGEPHLRHSRSAPQLKASPEDGESRANLSELLARLMSSRKAASVRRNSSANSRGGGAGGLSGANHRIADRDYMGWMDFGRRSADEYEYSS is encoded by the exons ATGCCTGCAGGGCTGAGTGTGTGCGTGGTTCTGGTGGCCCTGTGCGCAAGCTCTTTGGGGCTCCCGTCCTCCTCCCATCTCGGGGACGAGGACCAGCGTTACCCCTTTGGAGAAG tcCACCTGGAAGCCGACGCCCACACTTTGGGGGAGCCCCATCTCCGACACAGCCGCTCCGCACCCCAGCTCAAAGCGTCCCCGGAGGATGGCGAGTCGCGGGCCAACCTCAGCGAGCTGCTGGCCAGACTCATGTCGTCCAGGAAAG CCGCTTCCGTGCGTCGGAACTCGTCAGCCAACAGCCGaggcggcggcgctggcggcCTGAGCGGCGCCAACCACCGGATAGCGGACAGGGACTACATGGGCTGGATGGATTTCGGACGGCGCAGCGCAGACGAGTACGAGTACTCCTCGTAG